One genomic window of Cupriavidus sp. P-10 includes the following:
- a CDS encoding LysR family transcriptional regulator, with amino-acid sequence MRKDNVEDLWEHLHWLVVLHQQGSFSKAAARLGVSKASMSQHITDLEKAAGITLVQRTTRSATLTDAGRQLVDAMRGAFEQIATGYANVRDLAGAPRGFLRVTAPVAFSRQQLVPRLPDFLRRYPQIQLELDMSDRLRPLAQEGFDIAVRHTSTPPETHVAWTLASTRTVLVASRAYLRASGTPGTPQALTEHACLHYPRLQGTPTWTFVPAVAEANARHADPVTVPVTGPLTVNNSEALRDAAIEGLGIALLPDFSAQSALETGRLVEVLPQWRSTGAFGDWLYAIRPYSAHASRVSQVFVDYLRETFSQGFSSTPPNLI; translated from the coding sequence ATGCGCAAGGACAACGTCGAGGACCTCTGGGAGCACCTGCACTGGCTTGTGGTGCTGCATCAGCAGGGCAGCTTCAGCAAGGCGGCGGCGCGCCTCGGCGTCAGCAAGGCGTCCATGAGCCAGCACATCACGGATCTCGAGAAGGCGGCGGGGATTACGCTGGTCCAGCGGACCACTCGCAGTGCAACCCTGACCGATGCCGGACGGCAACTGGTGGATGCCATGCGCGGCGCGTTCGAGCAGATCGCCACAGGTTATGCCAATGTCCGAGACCTGGCCGGGGCGCCAAGAGGGTTCCTGCGCGTCACGGCGCCGGTGGCGTTTTCCAGGCAGCAGTTGGTACCACGCCTGCCTGATTTCCTGCGCCGGTATCCGCAGATCCAGCTCGAACTCGACATGTCGGATCGGTTGCGGCCCCTGGCCCAGGAGGGCTTCGACATTGCGGTCAGGCATACCTCGACGCCGCCAGAAACCCACGTGGCGTGGACCCTTGCGTCAACACGCACGGTCCTTGTTGCAAGCCGCGCTTACCTGCGCGCCAGCGGGACTCCCGGGACGCCGCAAGCCCTGACAGAGCACGCATGCCTGCACTATCCCCGGCTGCAGGGAACGCCAACCTGGACATTTGTCCCTGCGGTGGCGGAGGCCAATGCCAGGCATGCTGATCCGGTGACAGTGCCAGTCACAGGTCCCCTGACCGTCAACAACAGCGAAGCCTTGCGCGATGCCGCGATCGAAGGCCTGGGTATCGCGCTGCTGCCGGACTTCAGTGCGCAGTCCGCTCTGGAAACAGGTCGACTCGTCGAGGTTCTGCCACAGTGGCGCTCCACCGGCGCATTCGGAGACTGGCTCTACGCCATTCGACCCTATTCGGCCCACGCCTCGCGGGTCTCGCAGGTCTTTGTGGACTACTTGCGGGAGACCTTTTCGCAAGGCTTCTCGTCGACGCCTCCCAACCTTATCTGA
- a CDS encoding succinate dehydrogenase/fumarate reductase iron-sulfur subunit, translating into MEATKAAQRTLAVRIARGTGEGDFKTYEVPWRENQTVLDVVTEVQRHIDPTLSYRFACRVGVCGSCAMTVNGKPRWTCRTHVSRVEEDGVIVIEPLRNMPRIKDLVVDMSEFFDKWKKAGNTFVGTATRHDPPAAVSPASKKRKMADAAIECINCGVCYASCDVVSWDKEYLGPAALNRAWTLFNDERHADPKDVLKKATSGSGCNSCHTQGNCMTHCPVSLSPTGSIAGLKKNALLQFLKGGD; encoded by the coding sequence ATGGAGGCGACAAAGGCCGCGCAACGCACGCTTGCGGTACGCATTGCCAGGGGCACCGGGGAAGGGGATTTCAAAACCTATGAAGTACCGTGGCGCGAGAACCAGACCGTTCTGGACGTGGTGACCGAAGTGCAGCGCCACATCGATCCGACTTTGTCATACCGCTTCGCATGCCGGGTGGGCGTCTGCGGGTCCTGCGCGATGACCGTGAACGGCAAGCCACGCTGGACCTGCCGCACGCACGTCAGCCGCGTGGAAGAGGATGGCGTGATCGTCATCGAGCCGTTGCGCAACATGCCCCGCATCAAGGACCTGGTGGTCGACATGTCGGAGTTCTTCGACAAATGGAAGAAGGCCGGCAATACCTTCGTCGGCACGGCGACGCGCCACGATCCGCCGGCAGCGGTGTCCCCGGCAAGCAAGAAGCGCAAGATGGCCGACGCCGCCATCGAATGCATCAACTGCGGCGTTTGCTATGCCTCGTGCGACGTCGTGTCATGGGACAAGGAGTATCTCGGACCCGCCGCGCTGAACCGCGCGTGGACCCTGTTCAACGACGAACGCCACGCCGATCCGAAGGACGTGCTGAAGAAGGCGACGTCGGGTAGCGGCTGCAATTCCTGCCACACGCAGGGCAATTGCATGACGCACTGCCCTGTGAGCCTGAGCCCGACGGGCAGCATTGCGGGGCTCAAGAAAAATGCGCTGTTGCAATTCCTGAAGGGAGGCGACTGA
- a CDS encoding succinate dehydrogenase: protein MEQRLFALQRLSAMVMAPFVLVHLGVILYAVRGGLTAAEILSRTQGSLLWIPFYSLFVISVAVHVPIGLRNILIEWARLSRGAASVSCLLFGLLLLSMGLRAVAAVGGLLS from the coding sequence ATGGAGCAGCGTCTGTTCGCACTCCAGCGTCTCAGCGCAATGGTCATGGCGCCATTCGTGCTCGTGCATCTGGGCGTGATTCTCTACGCAGTCCGTGGCGGCTTGACTGCTGCCGAGATCCTTTCGCGCACGCAGGGCAGCCTGCTCTGGATTCCGTTCTACTCGCTGTTCGTGATCAGCGTGGCGGTCCATGTGCCAATCGGGCTGCGCAACATCCTGATCGAATGGGCCCGGCTGAGCCGTGGCGCGGCGTCCGTGTCCTGTTTGCTGTTCGGACTGTTGCTGCTGTCGATGGGCTTGCGTGCCGTGGCGGCTGTGGGAGGTCTGCTGTCATGA
- a CDS encoding succinate dehydrogenase — translation MKSPRNHRAYWAFLGHRLSGMALGIFLPAHFYVLGLALDEHARMDAFLKFADMGAVKFGEWGLVLLLSIHMCFGLRLLALELLPWSSTRDARLSWISWGGALSLFVGVIFALGVI, via the coding sequence ATGAAGTCGCCACGAAACCACCGCGCCTATTGGGCCTTTCTCGGGCACCGTCTGTCCGGCATGGCACTGGGCATCTTCCTGCCAGCGCACTTCTATGTCCTGGGGCTCGCACTGGACGAGCATGCGCGCATGGACGCGTTCCTGAAATTTGCCGACATGGGTGCGGTGAAGTTCGGCGAATGGGGCCTGGTGTTGCTGTTGTCCATTCACATGTGCTTCGGGCTGCGACTGCTGGCGCTGGAATTGCTGCCATGGAGTTCCACCCGAGACGCACGCCTGTCATGGATCAGTTGGGGTGGTGCGCTGTCGCTGTTTGTCGGCGTGATCTTTGCCCTGGGGGTAATCTGA
- a CDS encoding L-aspartate oxidase — translation MQIENHKTDILILGTGGAGLFAALHAKKANPALKVSVAVKGLLGKCGCTRMVQGGYNVALSVGDSVERHFMDTIEGGKWLPRQDLAWRLVEGAVERVRELENEIGCFFDRNPDGTLHQKAFAGQSFDRTVHKADLTGIEIINRLMEQVRALDVEEMEEHRAIELIPAADGSGIAGVLFIDMRRGTYRFVQAKAVLMATGAGPTMYRYHTPSGDKTCDGLAMAMRYGLSLRDMEMVQFHPTGLLGGPDTRMTGTVLEEGLRGAGGWLINGNGDRFMTNYDSRGERATRDVVSRGIYSEMRAGRTGPMGGIYIQMSHLGPDKVAKTFPGMVNRCKDCGFDLAGGRVEVVPTAHYLMGGVEFNVDCSTASPGLFAAGEDCGGVHGANRLGGNGVANSTVFGGIAGDSMAAYVAGVQHWKEPDRRVILSGIERAEYPFSKTPGAIHELRDALAQTMWDDVGVLRNEQAMRRGLDSVAAHRDALLAMGVPDGERRYNVTWHDWLNLQSLVDISRVITVSALARENSRGAHFREDFPEPGDLHGSRYTRVTADGDDIRLEMVPVKFDIVKPGTSLITGEAGQPPKVAA, via the coding sequence ATGCAAATCGAGAACCACAAGACAGACATCCTGATCCTCGGTACGGGCGGGGCAGGGCTATTCGCGGCGTTGCACGCCAAGAAGGCAAATCCCGCGCTCAAGGTATCCGTGGCGGTCAAGGGCCTGCTTGGAAAATGCGGCTGCACGCGCATGGTCCAGGGCGGCTACAACGTGGCGCTGTCGGTCGGCGACTCGGTCGAGCGCCATTTCATGGACACGATCGAAGGTGGCAAGTGGCTGCCACGCCAGGACCTCGCTTGGAGGTTGGTCGAGGGCGCGGTCGAACGTGTCCGCGAACTGGAAAACGAGATCGGCTGCTTCTTTGACCGCAATCCCGACGGCACGCTGCACCAGAAGGCCTTTGCCGGCCAGAGCTTCGACCGCACGGTCCACAAGGCTGACCTGACCGGAATCGAGATCATCAACCGGCTGATGGAGCAGGTGCGGGCACTCGATGTGGAGGAAATGGAGGAGCACCGGGCCATCGAGCTGATTCCGGCAGCCGATGGATCGGGTATCGCTGGCGTGTTGTTCATCGACATGCGTCGCGGCACCTATCGCTTCGTACAGGCGAAGGCCGTGCTGATGGCCACGGGCGCAGGCCCGACCATGTACCGCTACCACACGCCCTCTGGTGACAAAACCTGCGACGGCCTGGCGATGGCCATGCGCTATGGCCTGAGCCTGCGGGACATGGAGATGGTCCAGTTCCATCCGACGGGGCTGCTCGGCGGCCCGGACACCCGCATGACCGGCACGGTGCTGGAAGAAGGTCTGCGAGGTGCGGGCGGCTGGCTGATCAATGGCAACGGCGACCGCTTCATGACCAACTACGATTCGCGCGGCGAGCGTGCGACGCGGGACGTGGTCAGCCGCGGCATCTATTCCGAAATGCGCGCCGGCCGGACCGGCCCAATGGGTGGCATCTATATCCAGATGAGTCACCTCGGGCCCGACAAGGTGGCAAAGACGTTCCCGGGGATGGTCAATCGCTGCAAGGATTGTGGCTTCGACCTGGCCGGCGGTCGTGTGGAAGTGGTTCCCACCGCCCACTATCTGATGGGCGGCGTGGAATTCAATGTCGATTGCAGCACCGCTTCGCCCGGCCTGTTTGCGGCCGGCGAGGATTGCGGTGGCGTGCATGGGGCCAATCGCCTGGGCGGCAACGGCGTGGCGAACTCGACGGTGTTCGGCGGCATCGCTGGCGATTCGATGGCCGCGTATGTGGCTGGGGTGCAGCACTGGAAGGAACCGGACCGGCGCGTCATCCTGAGCGGCATCGAGCGCGCCGAGTATCCATTCTCGAAAACTCCCGGCGCCATTCACGAATTGCGCGATGCCCTCGCGCAGACGATGTGGGACGACGTTGGCGTGCTGCGCAACGAACAGGCGATGCGCAGGGGCCTGGATTCCGTCGCCGCGCATCGCGACGCGCTTTTGGCCATGGGCGTACCCGATGGCGAGCGCCGCTACAACGTGACCTGGCACGACTGGCTCAACCTGCAGAGCCTGGTCGACATCTCGCGCGTGATTACCGTCTCCGCGCTGGCACGCGAGAACAGCCGAGGCGCCCATTTCCGCGAAGACTTTCCGGAGCCCGGTGACCTGCACGGCAGCCGCTACACCCGCGTGACCGCGGATGGCGACGATATTCGCCTGGAAATGGTTCCGGTGAAGTTCGACATCGTCAAGCCGGGCACGTCACTGATTACCGGTGAGGCCGGTCAACCCCCGAAAGTTGCAGCATAG
- a CDS encoding fumarate hydratase has protein sequence MTIAIDRVEEAAFEIMKRAAIEIPTDYKQGIQALQKTETGKLPRFVIHAMQDNWEAADQDRRPMCADTGLPRYYVKVGNNASVQRGFVAVERALRKATADATLAVPLRPNRVHPLWRTDNNNNVGINAPEIEWSFEPDTDWVDITTVHKGGLFGTDYRMLFPGDGIDGIKRFVLDTLIAFGKRGLACQPAIVGIGLGGSKDTCMQLGKQAACLRVVGDRNPDPKIAELELELKKLGNSIGMGAMGFVGSSMVVDCHIEVGHTHTGGMPISLHTFCLSSRRATARIHADGSIEYRTDPQWFTPYLRRETVEW, from the coding sequence ATGACCATCGCTATCGATCGGGTCGAGGAAGCCGCGTTCGAGATCATGAAGCGCGCCGCGATCGAGATCCCCACAGACTACAAGCAAGGCATCCAGGCGTTGCAGAAGACCGAGACCGGAAAGCTGCCGCGCTTCGTCATCCACGCCATGCAGGACAACTGGGAAGCCGCTGACCAGGACCGCCGGCCCATGTGTGCCGACACCGGACTGCCGCGCTACTACGTCAAGGTCGGCAACAACGCTTCCGTGCAGCGCGGCTTCGTCGCAGTCGAACGCGCGCTGCGCAAAGCCACCGCCGACGCCACGCTGGCCGTTCCGCTACGTCCAAACCGCGTGCACCCGCTCTGGCGCACCGATAACAACAACAACGTCGGCATCAATGCGCCCGAGATCGAATGGTCGTTCGAGCCGGACACCGACTGGGTCGACATCACGACCGTGCACAAGGGCGGGCTGTTCGGCACCGACTACCGGATGCTGTTCCCGGGCGACGGGATCGATGGGATCAAGCGGTTCGTGCTTGACACGCTGATCGCCTTTGGCAAGCGCGGCCTGGCATGCCAGCCGGCCATTGTCGGGATCGGCCTGGGCGGGTCGAAGGACACCTGCATGCAGCTCGGCAAGCAGGCGGCATGTCTGCGCGTGGTGGGGGATCGCAACCCCGATCCGAAGATCGCCGAACTCGAGCTTGAGCTGAAGAAGCTGGGTAACTCGATCGGCATGGGCGCCATGGGCTTCGTGGGCTCGTCGATGGTCGTGGATTGCCATATCGAGGTGGGGCATACGCATACGGGCGGCATGCCGATCAGCCTTCACACGTTCTGCCTGTCTTCGCGACGCGCCACGGCGCGGATTCACGCAGACGGCAGCATCGAATATCGCACGGACCCCCAGTGGTTCACCCCTTACCTGCGCAGGGAGACGGTCGAATGGTAA
- a CDS encoding fumarate hydratase C-terminal domain-containing protein, translated as MVNPQDDELKVFHINLPATTEDIARLELGSAVYLTGVIYTAREGIYKKVLDEGLEPPVELRGLSNVNFHCSPAAAPDEDGGYNVGAVTATASFRFSKWIPKWMEKTECRIFIGKGGMPADDYKRVLAPGGAIYLTTVGYGTGALLGRGIKRVRDVFWLDELGIAQAMWMFEVENFGPFIVESDLKGNSLFAQHAEVINAGIEKLYAGLKPPALHRYGETDDRKNEVM; from the coding sequence ATGGTAAATCCGCAAGACGATGAACTGAAGGTCTTCCACATCAACCTGCCCGCGACCACGGAAGACATCGCAAGGCTTGAGCTGGGATCGGCCGTGTACCTGACGGGCGTGATCTACACAGCGCGGGAAGGCATCTACAAGAAGGTGCTCGATGAAGGCCTGGAGCCGCCGGTAGAGCTGCGTGGGCTCAGCAACGTCAACTTCCACTGCTCACCGGCGGCGGCACCCGATGAAGACGGTGGCTACAACGTCGGCGCGGTGACTGCGACGGCAAGCTTCCGGTTCTCCAAGTGGATTCCGAAGTGGATGGAGAAGACGGAATGCCGGATCTTCATCGGCAAGGGCGGCATGCCTGCCGATGACTACAAGCGCGTGCTGGCGCCCGGCGGCGCCATCTATCTCACGACCGTAGGCTATGGCACGGGGGCGCTGCTCGGCCGAGGGATCAAGCGGGTGCGGGACGTGTTCTGGCTCGACGAACTAGGCATTGCGCAGGCGATGTGGATGTTCGAGGTCGAAAACTTCGGGCCATTCATCGTCGAGAGCGATCTAAAAGGCAATTCGCTGTTTGCACAGCATGCAGAAGTGATTAACGCCGGAATCGAGAAGCTGTACGCCGGTCTCAAGCCGCCGGCGCTGCACCGGTACGGCGAGACGGATGACCGCAAGAACGAGGTGATGTAA
- a CDS encoding amidohydrolase family protein, producing the protein MIVDFRLRPPLGGFLDTLMYSAGERRDGFTRTVGFEPSPAAQQQSMELLLEEMDEAGVDKGVVVGRLAGTLGSVSNGDVARIVRDYPGRFIGAASIDPTNRVAACKTISEAVASGFKAINVEPGSYPIPMYADDRRLYPIYAHCEDLNVPVIMMVGGTAGPDLSYSDPVRTDRVLADFPKLNVVVVHGGWPWVTEILHIAFRRPNMYLSPDMYFSRMPGWEEYVKAADSFLADRMLYASSFPFCPVRDYKRWFETLPIRPENMEKVMGGNARRLLGI; encoded by the coding sequence ATGATCGTTGATTTCAGACTCCGACCGCCGCTCGGTGGCTTTCTCGATACGCTGATGTACTCAGCTGGCGAGCGCCGCGACGGCTTCACAAGGACGGTGGGCTTTGAACCGTCGCCTGCCGCGCAACAGCAATCGATGGAGCTGTTGCTCGAGGAAATGGATGAAGCCGGCGTCGACAAGGGTGTCGTGGTGGGGCGCCTCGCCGGAACGCTGGGAAGCGTGTCCAACGGGGACGTGGCGCGGATCGTGCGTGATTACCCGGGACGCTTTATTGGTGCGGCATCGATCGATCCGACCAACCGCGTGGCTGCGTGCAAGACCATCTCGGAAGCGGTCGCCAGCGGCTTCAAAGCGATCAACGTCGAACCGGGCTCCTATCCGATTCCCATGTACGCGGACGATCGTCGCCTGTATCCAATCTACGCACACTGCGAAGACCTGAACGTGCCCGTGATCATGATGGTGGGTGGCACGGCCGGGCCGGACCTGAGCTACTCCGATCCGGTTCGAACCGATCGGGTCCTGGCCGACTTTCCGAAGCTCAACGTCGTCGTCGTTCACGGTGGCTGGCCCTGGGTGACGGAGATCCTGCACATCGCGTTCCGACGCCCGAATATGTACCTTTCGCCCGATATGTACTTCTCGCGGATGCCCGGTTGGGAGGAATACGTGAAGGCCGCAGATTCATTCCTGGCTGACCGGATGCTGTATGCAAGCTCATTTCCGTTCTGCCCTGTGCGGGACTACAAGCGATGGTTCGAGACGTTGCCGATCCGTCCCGAGAACATGGAAAAGGTGATGGGCGGCAACGCTCGCCGCCTGCTGGGGATTTAG
- a CDS encoding LysR family transcriptional regulator: MDVKTLYTLVAIADRGSFAEAGNAIGLSLSAVSMQMRSLEEELGMTIFDRSRRPPVLTDAGLAFTNRARDLLTHWESMSAALKREAAGGVLKLGSVHTCVSGVLPLALKRLHQQGHRIDIHLTTGLTHDLERAVYRRQLDVAVVTEPEVPRLDLQFMPFFNEEFVVITHVTTRGDSDKGVLETTPYVRFNRTARVGLLVQEEMVRRQIAVRSTMEIDTLEGVIAMVANGLGSSVVPARGVENEFPATIRTIPFGSPPLMRRLGILVPRDNPRAHLSKLLLDALTDVTTPASTPDDGRPRLVQKG; encoded by the coding sequence ATGGACGTCAAGACACTCTACACACTGGTAGCCATTGCGGACCGAGGCAGTTTTGCCGAGGCGGGCAATGCCATCGGGCTTTCCCTCTCGGCGGTGAGCATGCAGATGCGTTCCCTGGAAGAGGAACTCGGCATGACGATCTTCGATCGGAGCCGCCGGCCGCCCGTGTTGACGGACGCAGGCCTCGCGTTCACGAACCGTGCGCGCGACCTGCTGACACATTGGGAGAGCATGTCCGCCGCGCTCAAGCGTGAAGCCGCCGGAGGGGTGCTCAAGCTCGGCTCTGTCCATACCTGCGTATCGGGAGTGTTGCCGCTGGCATTGAAGCGGCTCCACCAGCAGGGACACCGCATCGACATTCACTTGACCACCGGGCTTACCCACGATCTGGAAAGGGCGGTGTACCGGCGGCAGCTCGATGTTGCGGTCGTCACGGAGCCGGAGGTGCCACGCCTGGACCTGCAATTCATGCCGTTCTTCAACGAAGAGTTCGTGGTGATCACGCATGTCACGACGCGGGGAGATTCGGACAAGGGGGTGCTGGAAACCACTCCTTACGTGCGATTTAACCGCACGGCTCGGGTCGGACTGCTTGTGCAGGAGGAGATGGTGCGGCGACAGATTGCCGTCCGTTCCACGATGGAAATCGACACGCTCGAGGGTGTTATCGCGATGGTGGCCAATGGCCTCGGATCATCGGTGGTACCAGCCCGCGGCGTCGAGAACGAGTTCCCGGCGACGATCCGTACGATTCCGTTCGGTTCGCCGCCGCTGATGCGTCGCCTCGGCATCCTGGTTCCGCGTGACAATCCGCGCGCGCACCTGTCGAAGCTGCTGCTGGACGCGCTGACGGATGTCACGACACCGGCAAGCACGCCCGACGACGGTCGTCCAAGGCTGGTGCAGAAAGGCTGA
- a CDS encoding Bug family tripartite tricarboxylate transporter substrate binding protein, translating into MFAFAIAPLYMVPAHAEEWPSKPIRLVVPFASGGATDLLARAVALELTRQWKQPVVVDNRPGAGGAVGAEVVAKSAPDGYTLLLASGSMFTVNPFIYQKLPYSAESFEMVSKIASGPMVVTISSKVPARTMAELISYAKANPGKLTFASAGNGSQVHIAGEAFAEAAGIDVVHVPYKGEGPAYSDLMAGTVDMTVGNINAISPLLKGGRLRALAVTGKDRSTLLPDVPTVAEAGLQGFSFYGWFALMAPAGTPKGLTAKMYADLEKAAAEPGMQRYLATQGMTKTLTPKGRLAEEIAQESGRWKTLVSKRKISAN; encoded by the coding sequence ATGTTTGCGTTCGCGATTGCGCCACTCTATATGGTGCCTGCGCATGCCGAAGAGTGGCCGAGCAAGCCGATCCGCCTGGTCGTCCCCTTTGCCTCGGGCGGGGCAACCGATCTGCTGGCACGCGCGGTGGCCCTTGAACTCACCAGGCAATGGAAGCAGCCGGTTGTGGTGGATAACCGGCCTGGCGCTGGCGGTGCCGTGGGCGCCGAAGTCGTTGCCAAGTCGGCTCCGGATGGCTATACGCTGTTGCTGGCCTCCGGCAGCATGTTCACCGTCAATCCTTTTATCTATCAGAAGCTTCCGTACTCGGCCGAGAGCTTCGAGATGGTTAGCAAGATCGCTAGCGGCCCGATGGTGGTGACGATTAGCTCGAAGGTTCCCGCCAGGACGATGGCGGAGCTCATCAGTTACGCCAAGGCCAATCCCGGAAAGTTGACCTTTGCGTCGGCGGGTAACGGCAGCCAGGTGCATATCGCCGGTGAAGCGTTCGCCGAAGCTGCGGGTATCGATGTCGTACACGTGCCGTACAAGGGAGAAGGACCGGCATATTCGGACCTGATGGCAGGTACGGTCGACATGACCGTGGGCAACATCAATGCCATTTCCCCGCTACTTAAAGGCGGCCGCCTGCGCGCGCTGGCGGTGACGGGCAAGGACCGGTCGACCCTGCTTCCGGACGTTCCCACTGTCGCGGAGGCGGGCCTGCAAGGCTTTTCGTTCTATGGCTGGTTTGCGCTCATGGCACCGGCCGGCACGCCGAAAGGACTGACAGCGAAGATGTATGCCGACCTCGAAAAGGCAGCAGCGGAGCCCGGCATGCAACGCTATCTGGCCACGCAGGGCATGACCAAGACCCTGACGCCAAAGGGCCGGCTCGCCGAAGAAATTGCCCAGGAATCTGGACGCTGGAAGACCCTTGTGTCGAAGCGGAAGATCTCCGCCAACTAG
- a CDS encoding sulfite exporter TauE/SafE family protein has protein sequence MEHYAILGATVAGAYTVFGLTGFGAAMVAVPILVQFIPLQFVVPMLLLLDLVTTTMVGLRNWSSISRPELLRLIPFMMLGVALGTTVLARVDSRWLLVSLGLFVLLMTGRTLIASTARAEETAKAWSVPAGVVGGVFSALFGTGGPIYTMYLSRRLPQIDTFRSTIAAVILVSALARLAAFAGSGLLQQGDLLRSAAFAMPFSLLGLAIGSRLRKRISADRVRRVLLIFLCASGVSVLCRGLLMH, from the coding sequence ATGGAACATTACGCAATACTCGGGGCAACCGTTGCGGGAGCCTACACGGTATTCGGACTCACAGGGTTCGGTGCGGCGATGGTGGCCGTGCCGATCCTGGTGCAGTTCATCCCACTGCAGTTTGTGGTGCCGATGCTGCTGTTGCTCGATCTCGTGACGACCACGATGGTAGGTCTGCGCAACTGGAGCTCGATATCCCGCCCCGAATTGTTGCGCCTGATACCGTTCATGATGCTAGGCGTGGCGTTGGGCACCACCGTACTGGCCAGGGTCGATTCGCGTTGGCTGCTCGTCAGTCTTGGGCTGTTCGTACTCCTCATGACCGGGCGCACGCTTATCGCCTCCACCGCCCGGGCGGAGGAAACTGCGAAGGCTTGGTCAGTGCCGGCCGGCGTTGTCGGCGGCGTATTCAGTGCGCTGTTCGGAACAGGAGGGCCAATCTACACGATGTACCTGTCACGACGGTTGCCGCAGATCGACACGTTCCGCTCCACCATCGCGGCTGTCATCCTTGTCAGTGCGTTGGCGCGTCTGGCCGCGTTTGCAGGCAGCGGGCTCTTGCAACAAGGAGACCTGTTGCGTAGCGCGGCGTTTGCGATGCCATTCAGCCTTCTCGGCCTTGCGATCGGATCGCGCCTGCGAAAAAGGATTTCCGCCGATCGGGTGCGTCGCGTGCTGCTGATCTTTCTCTGCGCCAGCGGCGTTTCGGTACTCTGTCGTGGCTTGCTGATGCACTAA
- a CDS encoding alpha/beta fold hydrolase, producing the protein MPGNTEQQAQATSRAGDKQSAVRRYEVPRSAAISIEVYELGAGPAIVLLPSLGRGATDMLELAEPLAGSGYRVLCPEPRGNGRSVGPLADKTLHDWAGDIAAVIEHAGQAPVVIVGHAHGNWIARTVASDRPDLVRSLILLAGSAGKVPKDVDAVPIPPEVRAQIERCGDTSLPDAVRLESLRAVFFAPCNDPASWLQGWNTELMTMQTLAQKRTPVDDFFAGGNVPILNVQAEYDVIAPQRYANVLRDYLGERVTNLTIRDAAHALLPERLEDIVAAIIDYVAALTPAQNAGA; encoded by the coding sequence ATGCCAGGCAACACGGAGCAGCAAGCGCAGGCAACATCGCGCGCCGGCGACAAGCAAAGCGCAGTCCGGCGCTACGAAGTACCGCGCTCGGCGGCGATCTCCATCGAGGTCTACGAGCTGGGTGCCGGCCCGGCCATCGTCTTGCTGCCGTCGCTCGGCCGTGGCGCAACCGACATGCTGGAACTGGCCGAGCCGCTTGCGGGCTCCGGCTATCGCGTGCTCTGCCCGGAGCCGCGCGGCAACGGCCGCAGCGTCGGCCCCCTTGCCGACAAGACGTTGCACGACTGGGCAGGCGATATCGCGGCTGTGATCGAGCATGCCGGCCAGGCGCCAGTCGTTATCGTCGGGCATGCCCATGGCAACTGGATCGCCCGCACCGTGGCCAGCGACCGGCCTGACCTGGTGCGCTCGCTGATCCTGCTGGCCGGCTCGGCGGGCAAGGTGCCGAAGGACGTCGATGCCGTGCCGATTCCGCCGGAGGTACGCGCCCAGATCGAGCGTTGCGGCGATACCAGCCTCCCGGACGCGGTGCGCCTGGAAAGCCTGCGCGCCGTATTCTTCGCGCCGTGCAATGATCCTGCATCGTGGCTGCAAGGCTGGAACACGGAGCTGATGACGATGCAGACGCTGGCACAGAAGCGCACACCGGTTGATGACTTCTTCGCCGGCGGCAACGTGCCGATCCTGAATGTGCAGGCTGAGTACGATGTGATTGCACCGCAGCGCTATGCCAACGTACTGCGTGACTATCTCGGCGAGCGCGTGACCAACCTCACCATCCGCGATGCTGCGCATGCGTTGCTGCCGGAGCGGCTGGAGGACATTGTGGCCGCGATCATCGACTATGTGGCTGCGCTGACTCCGGCGCAAAACGCGGGGGCTTGA